Below is a genomic region from Solanum stenotomum isolate F172 unplaced genomic scaffold, ASM1918654v1 scaffold37910, whole genome shotgun sequence.
TGTTGTTGTATTGGAGTGCTATTGGTGACAAAGATGAGAAAATTTTGGAGTGGAGGGATAGTATAAAACATGGTTGTAATCCAGAAAATGATAGCAATCTTTGGCCTCCTCAAACAAGGTAACATTTTTGGATTTTTAGTTCAATGTAATCTATAGATCACGTGTTATTAAGTAAATGAAAAAGCATACCTAAAGTATTACTTTTTTCGTGAGTTCAATATCTTAACGGTAAGATGTTTATGAAAACACACTTCGAAACTAACTAGACCAAGTGTTTGAATACAATCGCTAAAAAGTGTTTGAACAACTTAGTTTGCCTATAGAATATCGTTAACATGGAAACTGACTCATTAATTTAGAGGTGTGTTTTGATAATTAGTTTATGATAGCTCAAAAGAAGACTTACAAAACATGatattttaggtgtattttttgCCATTATCTCTAAATTTATAGTGGTGTAAATAACTTAAAGTCAAAATTATATTGCATGTGTTGGagaaaaattatctttatacgATAATATATTCAGTATAAATCCCACACAAGTAGGGTATGGGAAGGATATGATGTATGCATATCTTATTTTGCCTTACatagtaaaaatattatttttgataaattctcGAACACACTTTGTAAAATTTTTGACTTTGACATTAAATCTTGAATGTTTTTAGCAAAATTCTTGACATTGCCATTAAATTTCGTACGCtctaaattaaatttctaaCTTTGACATGAATGTTTTTAGCAAAATTCTTGACATTGCCACTAAATTTCGTACGCTTTAAATTAAATTCTTGACTACGTCACTGGTTTATAGGAACCAAGTCTTGGAGTATCAAAAGTGGGCTAAACCACTTGCTAAAAAATTGTTAGAGGTGCTATTGAAGGGTCTCAATGTCAATGAAATTGATGAATCTTTAGAACCTCTCTTGATGGGAACTATGGCTATCAACATAAACTACTATCCACCATGCCCAAATCCAAGTATCACCATTGGTTGTCGCCGACACTGCGATGTGTCCTGCATCACTCTGCTCCTCCAGGACGACACGGGAGGCCTATATGTCCGAGGGACTAAAGGCGATAACTGGATCCACGTAAATCCAATCAAAGGCGCCTTAGCAGTTAACATAGGTGACTCGTTACAGATTATGAGCAACGATCGATACAAGAGTATCGAGCATTGTGCAGCAGTTGATTCAAGCAGGGCTCGAATATCTGTACCGCTATTTGTGAATCCTAGCCTTGACAATGTCATTGGTCCATTCCCACAAATGCTGAAAGATGGAGAAAAACCAGTGTACAAACACGTCTTGTTTTCTGATTATTGGGATTATTTCTTCAGTAAAAGGCCTTCTGGTAAAGCATCACTAGATTTTGCTAAAATTTGATGCTTTTTTATTAtgtaattgttattgtattgtcaaATCCGTTATTATGTAATAACCAAAAGTGTTATTTTATACAACCATTGATTTGATGTGATAGTGTactcttttttctctttgtcTTCTTTTTCGTTTTCAATATCCACTTTGGAACTTCAAACTAATCTAAATTTGCACTTCATAAGTACATTAAAGGGTATGTGCTCCAtatcataattattttcatttcttgGGCTCGAATACAGAACTTCAGATTATGGATAAAAAATCCTATCTATTTTTACCACAATCCAAGCAATTTtgatagaaaagaaaattagatAAAAAATCCTATCTTTAGAATACTCATATTTCTCGACAAAAGGGTAATACATGATTGTCAAATGTCAGTAACTAAAAGCGAATCTCCATATCCTTCCCAACTTCGGGATTCCTACCTCAATGTCGGAGGTGGGAATGCTTTCgaaatgattgaaaaaaaaaagaagccaaAGCAAGATTTTCactgataatattttttatggatATAATAGagtatacaaatttcaaaaagatgTGGAtgttattcaaacaaaccacaattcATGCATATGACACCAAGAAGCAATCTCACCAATTTTCAAATAGCTATTCTAGAAGATATATTTTATGATAATGATGTTtgattaaacataaaaaaaaaaaaaaaaaaaatctgaaacactaaataaaaaacaattcaagaatTTTGTTTAGGTCATTAATATATCATCCACATATCCCACCCCCACTCCCTTCAAATAATAGAAGAaggaatgattttttttaatcattcgATATTCGATATTCATATTGAGTTCAACTATAATTAACTTTGCGCCAAGTCTTATATTGAGAAGTAAAACAATCTTTAATTGTATTcagaaaaaatcaaattcaagacatttgattaaaattgaaaaatatttaccacTTCATCATAATCTCTCGTTGCTAGATGAAGGAATGATTCAATCTCGTTGTAGATGAAGGAATAATGATGGAcgtttaattttataaaaaaaaaaaaaaacctattttaaaaatacaatagtaatttattatttaaccctattaatgtaattaataatttttaattatttaaaaaacatattttttatggTGCTGACATGTAGGCGCTATCACcttcctattatatatatagagagagatgtgacattataataattttgaacTAGAAAACAAATGATGACATTTGATTTTGTAATCAAGAAAGCAAGTGAACTAAAGcaaattatctttttctttaagtaataattttattttgtatcttttctttttgtttgtaaTATTGTAAGTTTATTCTTTTGATTATTCATATTGACActataataatttcaaaatagaaaccaagaatttttaaaaataggttttaggatttaaaaagaaaaaagaatcaagCTTTTACTGCTCAAATGgtcaattatatatttttttgtcctaacacaatttcaatttctaaatatcatttttagcTTCAATTTCAAATCTTACTTTTCCTTTCAAATCTTAATAAACTCAGGTTCAAACGCGTACTTAAATTACATTGTTACCATAAAAATACCTCAATCATTAAtaagaagttttaaatttggaacgataaaagtattaaaaacaTTCTTAAATTcgatataaattattaatttcatcctcaaactattaataattttatgtatattgaATATGGAACCTTTTTAATTAAAGAAGGAAGCACTtcatatcattattatttttatttcttaaactcaaACTTGAAGCTTCTAATGAAGGATAGAGAAGTCATATCTATTTCAGCACAATCCTCCGCAATTATACGGACTATTATGACAAAGGATACTAGTCCTTCTCCACCTCGGGTTTCGTGCCTCAGTTTCGAGATAGGGGGGAGGTGGGGGTCATGAAACAAAACAAAGAGTGAttgcaaaagaaaagaaatagaagaagatccataaatatttgatttaatgGTGCATTGATTTTAACCCGCAAAATTTTAATCTGCTTCGTTCTACAtagtaactttttttattttcaatccGTTCCGTATGAACCCGTCGTCgcgcataatttttttaatatattctttttctagttaagtttgatattaaaaataaaatttataaaataaattcattttttcattaagttgtactGATTTAATAAGATAGTGACTcatttagaggtcaattggggAATATGTAAGaaattgtgtttattttttattgaaccactttcatttactatcttgaatattttagtagctttaaagaaattaccttaataaataattgttctatcattcttataacatgtaaacagttaaaattaagtttaaacccacataaaatcacatatacttGTCTTGTCCAAcattagttatttaaaaaagAGCAACTTttacatatagcaaacataaaaatcatatttgtatgttatagttatagttgcataattgcactccatagcaaattttatgtttgctatggagtttttattttgtataattcgctacaaacatccaattttatacaaattgttcagttttatataaattcatttatacattgtaatttgtataataagatctatatttgtataattataagtgtatagggcgaaaatatatgtatttgtatttgtatatacatttttctctcgctttatacaaacacacgcattttatacattttataccgaaaatgactaattgtataccgaatcagatgacaAAGAAAGGGGTTGTTTGCTGTGAATTACaactaaaataaactatgactataacatttcatttgaattaataatttgttatttcatacaattttttcaatatctatctatatttatctatctatactatcttaaacccacttcaacccGCCCCGCATAATCTTAAATCCACCCCACCCATATCCGCATCACCACATTGTCATCCCTAATCGCAGAGCTGTAAGGAATAGAAATCCACGTGCCATTTCCCGGCAACAGAAAGTGATAAATTGTTAAATGACAAATTTAACCTCTTGACCAGAGCTCCTCCTATTTCCACTTAcattaatttttcaataattcataaCAACCTACAAAAGATGTGGATATTATTCAAACAAATCACAATTCATTCATATGGACAACAAGAAGTAATCTCACCAAGCTAATAATGTTTGACTAAACATAAttagaagaagatgaaaaattaaaacattaaataagaaattaattcaagaattttGTGTAGGTCGTTAATATATCATCCATATACCATCCACTCTCACTCTCTCGAAATAATAGAATGaagatataattttaattattctaacgaagttataaaaaaaattatatggacATTATGATATAAGGATAAGGGTAACATTGACGAGAGGGAATTGCTCGGAtagtaagcacccctcacttccaatcCAAAGATTAcaagttcgagtcaccaagagAGCAAAAAGGGATGAGAGCTCCTAgggaggaaaaaataaaaaaataaaaaaaggataaGGGTAACACAATATTGCCAAATGCCAATACTAGTCATTCCCCACCTCGGGATTTGTGCCTCAGACAAGGTAAGGTGGGGTGGGGTGCGGGGGGACAGgttcct
It encodes:
- the LOC125852636 gene encoding feruloyl CoA ortho-hydroxylase F6H1-1-like, with the translated sequence MGTMAININYYPPCPNPSITIGCRRHCDVSCITLLLQDDTGGLYVRGTKGDNWIHVNPIKGALAVNIGDSLQIMSNDRYKSIEHCAAVDSSRARISVPLFVNPSLDNVIGPFPQMLKDGEKPVYKHVLFSDYWDYFFSKRPSGKASLDFAKI